In a genomic window of Thiolapillus brandeum:
- a CDS encoding CRISPR-associated helicase/endonuclease Cas3, protein MKEHRTNPNFFRYWGKAGSREAGEAGFHLLAYHSLDVAAVAAVLFEQRPELLRRLSRLMGLPEDQTRVWVLFLLGLHDLGKFAESFQQLREDLRLALWPDEKTRNKNYSLRHDALGWLLWREFLCFELFDEAFQDFIEDAMDYWMAAVTGHHGWPPDMPGKSERLKRHFREFDQQAALDFSRQWLELIGPDLDALKQHFDDAEFVHRQREASWLLAGIAVLADWLGSNREYFAFIDTPTPLRDYWERHALPAAVNAVRHAGILPPPVRILRDPGDLFDYLKQPTPLQQACLELPIEPEPQLFILEDVTGAGKTEAALILAARLMAAGQGEGLYIGLPTMATANAMYERMAGVYRRLYESDDQPPSLILSHGARHLSEAFRQSLLALQVDDPRYGREEESIVAQCNRWLADNRKKALLADVGIGTIDQALLAVMPARHQSLRLLGLENKILILDEVHAYDAYTSEPLKRLISFHAALGGSVILLSATLTKKQRGQLIVAFQANNSIEPEAMAYPLLTHASREALLAEQPVHTRASVARQVQIRLYHEEAAILEEIRAAVQAGECICWIRNTVADARSAWQALRNAEWLKKESLHLFHSRFALCDRLRIEQAMLNRFGKDSTDNERRGQVLIATQVVEQSLDLDFDRMISDVAPIDLLIQRAGRLHRHARGKCGQPVLDLLTPEPIDVPQPDWYKAFFPKAHYVYPDTLILWRTARLLQEKGGWRMPEDARDLLEFVYNEVGDIPPGLADASLAVEGETLSQRDAGRFASLRLESGYRGGPLWDEDARIATRLGDESQTLYLARWENGKLQPWADEGPYRWDRSSLRIRAGQLRELAPIEDAALRAALDTLREQEKRFDDESFIVPLRPTNEGGITKARDKIGSALNLCYTADAGLEIQRDGDAPPP, encoded by the coding sequence ATGAAAGAACACCGCACAAATCCAAATTTTTTTCGATACTGGGGAAAAGCCGGTTCCCGAGAGGCTGGTGAGGCGGGTTTTCACCTGCTGGCGTATCATTCCCTGGATGTGGCGGCGGTGGCAGCGGTTTTGTTTGAGCAGCGCCCGGAATTGCTGCGCAGACTGTCTCGATTGATGGGACTGCCGGAGGATCAGACTCGGGTTTGGGTTCTCTTCCTCCTAGGCCTTCACGACCTGGGAAAATTCGCCGAAAGTTTCCAGCAACTGCGCGAAGATCTTCGTCTCGCGCTGTGGCCTGATGAAAAGACCCGCAACAAGAATTACAGCCTGCGCCATGACGCCCTCGGCTGGCTGCTGTGGCGGGAATTCCTGTGCTTCGAACTATTCGACGAAGCATTCCAGGACTTCATCGAAGATGCCATGGACTACTGGATGGCGGCGGTCACCGGCCATCACGGCTGGCCACCCGACATGCCGGGCAAAAGCGAGCGACTCAAACGCCATTTCCGGGAGTTCGACCAACAGGCCGCGCTCGACTTCAGCCGACAATGGCTGGAACTCATCGGCCCGGACCTGGATGCGCTAAAGCAACATTTTGATGATGCCGAATTCGTCCACCGTCAACGTGAGGCCAGCTGGCTGCTCGCAGGCATCGCCGTGCTGGCCGACTGGCTGGGCTCGAACCGGGAATATTTCGCGTTTATCGATACGCCGACGCCACTGCGGGACTACTGGGAAAGGCATGCCCTGCCTGCGGCGGTGAACGCTGTCCGTCATGCCGGAATTCTTCCCCCACCGGTTCGAATCCTGCGCGATCCCGGTGACCTGTTCGACTATCTCAAACAACCCACGCCCTTGCAGCAGGCTTGCCTCGAACTGCCCATCGAGCCGGAACCCCAGCTCTTCATCCTCGAAGACGTCACCGGCGCCGGCAAGACCGAGGCGGCGCTGATCCTGGCCGCGCGCCTGATGGCCGCCGGTCAGGGGGAGGGCCTCTATATCGGGCTGCCCACCATGGCCACGGCCAATGCCATGTATGAACGCATGGCCGGGGTGTACCGGCGGCTCTATGAGTCGGACGATCAACCGCCCAGCCTGATCCTCAGTCACGGCGCCCGCCACCTGTCCGAGGCCTTCCGGCAATCCCTGCTGGCACTGCAGGTGGACGATCCGCGCTATGGCCGAGAAGAGGAAAGCATCGTCGCCCAGTGCAACCGCTGGCTGGCCGACAACCGCAAAAAGGCGCTGCTGGCCGATGTGGGTATCGGCACCATCGACCAGGCCCTGCTGGCGGTGATGCCCGCCCGGCACCAGTCCCTGCGCCTGCTGGGGCTGGAAAACAAGATCCTGATTCTCGATGAGGTGCATGCCTACGACGCTTATACTTCCGAACCCCTGAAGCGGCTGATCAGCTTCCACGCTGCCCTTGGCGGCAGCGTCATCCTGCTTTCGGCCACCCTGACAAAAAAACAACGCGGACAACTCATCGTCGCTTTCCAGGCAAACAACTCAATTGAACCGGAAGCCATGGCTTACCCCTTGCTGACGCATGCCTCGCGCGAGGCGCTGCTGGCCGAACAACCCGTACACACTCGCGCCAGCGTGGCGCGGCAGGTGCAGATAAGGCTGTATCACGAAGAAGCAGCGATTCTGGAGGAGATTCGCGCCGCGGTGCAGGCCGGCGAATGCATCTGTTGGATACGCAACACGGTCGCGGATGCCCGCTCAGCCTGGCAAGCCCTGCGCAATGCCGAATGGCTAAAGAAAGAAAGCCTGCACCTGTTCCACAGCCGCTTCGCCCTCTGCGACCGGCTACGCATCGAGCAGGCAATGTTGAACCGGTTTGGCAAGGATTCGACGGACAACGAACGTCGGGGCCAAGTGCTCATTGCCACCCAGGTCGTGGAACAATCCCTCGATCTTGACTTTGACCGCATGATTTCCGACGTGGCACCCATCGACCTGCTGATCCAGCGCGCCGGGCGCCTGCACCGGCACGCCCGGGGCAAGTGCGGTCAGCCGGTGCTGGATCTGTTGACGCCGGAGCCCATCGACGTCCCCCAGCCGGACTGGTACAAGGCATTCTTCCCAAAAGCGCATTACGTCTATCCCGACACCCTGATTTTGTGGCGCACTGCCCGCCTGTTGCAGGAAAAGGGCGGCTGGCGCATGCCGGAAGACGCCCGGGATCTGTTGGAATTTGTTTACAACGAGGTGGGCGATATTCCACCGGGACTGGCCGACGCCTCGCTGGCCGTCGAGGGCGAGACCCTGAGCCAGCGAGACGCCGGCCGATTCGCCAGCCTGCGGCTGGAGTCTGGTTATCGTGGCGGCCCCCTGTGGGACGAAGACGCCCGCATTGCCACCCGCCTGGGCGACGAGAGCCAGACCCTCTATCTGGCCCGCTGGGAAAACGGAAAACTGCAACCCTGGGCCGACGAAGGCCCTTACCGCTGGGATCGCTCCAGCCTGCGGATTCGCGCCGGGCAGCTGCGAGAACTGGCGCCGATCGAGGATGCTGCTTTGCGGGCGGCGCTGGACACCCTACGGGAACAAGAGAAGCGGTTCGATGATGAGAGCTTTATCGTGCCGCTGAGGCCGACGAATGAGGGGGGGATCACTAAGGCCAGAGACAAGATCGGTAGCGCCCTCAATCTTTGTTATACGGCGGACGCAGGCCTGGAAATTCAGAGAGACGGCGATGCGCCGCCTCCCTGA
- the grpE gene encoding nucleotide exchange factor GrpE, with protein sequence MDKEQEQAREEIADNDNQNASAQENEQELSPDELGNLLEDARNKADEHWEQVVRTRAEMDNLKKRHQRELENAHKYGLEKFVAELLGVWDSLEMGYNAALENHDVEKLLEGTELTLKMLGDAMNKFGVEQIDPEGQPFNPELHQAMGMVPTNDVPPNTVVQVVQKGYTLNGRLVRPAMVMVSQAGS encoded by the coding sequence GTGGACAAAGAGCAGGAACAAGCGCGCGAGGAAATCGCCGATAACGACAATCAGAATGCATCTGCTCAGGAAAACGAGCAGGAACTCTCTCCCGATGAGTTGGGCAATCTGCTTGAGGATGCGCGCAACAAGGCCGACGAGCACTGGGAGCAGGTGGTGCGTACCCGGGCTGAAATGGACAATCTGAAAAAACGCCATCAGCGGGAACTGGAGAACGCACACAAATACGGGCTGGAAAAGTTCGTGGCTGAGCTGCTGGGCGTGTGGGACAGTCTGGAAATGGGCTACAACGCCGCCCTGGAGAATCACGACGTGGAAAAACTCCTTGAAGGAACGGAGCTTACCCTGAAAATGCTGGGCGATGCCATGAACAAGTTCGGCGTGGAGCAAATCGATCCCGAAGGGCAGCCCTTCAACCCGGAACTCCACCAGGCCATGGGTATGGTGCCCACCAATGATGTGCCTCCCAATACCGTGGTGCAGGTGGTGCAGAAAGGGTACACCCTGAACGGTCGCCTGGTGCGGCCTGCCATGGTCATGGTTTCCCAGGCCGGTTCCTGA
- the dnaJ gene encoding molecular chaperone DnaJ — protein MSKRDYYEVLGVSRTATAVEIKKAYRKLAMKYHPDRNSGDDGEDAELKFKEVKLAYEVLSDDQKRAAYDQFGHAGVDGSAGMGGGAGGFGGGANFSDIFGDVFGDIFGGGAGRGGHRHQRGADMAYNLELSLEDAVKGTTVKVRIPTRVTCETCHGSGAKPGTSPTTCSTCGGSGQVRTQQGFFIAQQTCPTCHGRGLQIDSPCPECHGHGRVQKHKTLSVKVPPGVDSGDRIRLAGEGEAGENGGPPGDLYVQIHVKRHPIFERDDSHLYCEVPIPFTTAALGGDLDVPTLEGKVKLKIPEGTQTGKLFRIRGKGIKPVRGGAVGDLLCRVVVETPVKLSEEQKELLRKLDESLRGGGSKHSPNASSWLDGVKKFFKEMGF, from the coding sequence ATGTCCAAACGTGATTACTACGAAGTTCTGGGTGTCAGCCGCACGGCTACGGCGGTTGAGATCAAGAAGGCCTACCGCAAGCTGGCCATGAAATATCATCCCGACCGCAATAGCGGTGATGATGGAGAAGATGCCGAGCTGAAATTCAAGGAAGTCAAGCTGGCCTATGAAGTGCTGTCCGATGATCAGAAGCGGGCCGCCTATGACCAGTTTGGACATGCGGGCGTGGATGGTTCTGCCGGCATGGGCGGTGGCGCAGGCGGCTTCGGTGGCGGCGCCAATTTCAGTGACATCTTTGGTGATGTATTTGGTGATATCTTCGGCGGTGGCGCAGGGCGGGGTGGCCATAGGCACCAGCGTGGCGCTGACATGGCCTATAACCTGGAACTGTCCCTGGAAGATGCCGTCAAGGGCACCACGGTCAAGGTGCGCATTCCCACCCGGGTAACCTGTGAGACCTGCCATGGCAGTGGCGCCAAACCCGGCACCAGCCCGACGACCTGCAGTACCTGCGGCGGCAGTGGCCAGGTAAGAACCCAGCAGGGTTTCTTCATCGCCCAACAGACTTGTCCCACCTGCCACGGGCGGGGTTTGCAGATCGACAGCCCCTGTCCCGAGTGCCATGGGCATGGCCGGGTTCAGAAACACAAGACGCTTTCCGTCAAGGTGCCCCCTGGGGTGGACAGTGGCGACCGTATCCGTCTGGCCGGTGAGGGCGAAGCCGGGGAGAATGGCGGGCCGCCGGGGGATCTGTATGTGCAGATCCATGTGAAGCGCCATCCCATTTTTGAGCGCGACGACTCCCATCTGTATTGCGAAGTGCCGATTCCTTTTACCACGGCCGCTCTTGGAGGCGACCTGGATGTGCCCACCCTGGAAGGCAAGGTCAAGCTCAAGATCCCCGAGGGAACCCAGACCGGCAAGCTGTTCCGCATCCGTGGCAAGGGCATCAAGCCTGTACGCGGAGGCGCCGTGGGTGATCTCCTTTGCCGGGTGGTGGTAGAAACCCCGGTCAAGCTCAGCGAAGAGCAGAAGGAATTGCTGCGCAAGCTGGATGAATCCCTGCGTGGCGGCGGCAGCAAGCACAGCCCCAATGCCAGTTCCTGGCTGGATGGGGTAAAGAAGTTTTTCAAGGAAATGGGTTTCTGA
- a CDS encoding LapA family protein, whose product MLKLIKFILLLGVALLGAGFASINPEPVTLNYYFSDITVPLGLMVLVMIGLGAVLGVASSLLLMARVRRENQRLRRRARLASEEVNNLRTIPVKDR is encoded by the coding sequence GTGCTGAAGCTGATCAAATTCATACTGTTGCTGGGCGTGGCTCTGCTGGGGGCGGGTTTTGCATCCATCAATCCCGAGCCGGTCACTCTCAACTACTATTTTTCCGATATCACTGTTCCTCTGGGACTGATGGTGCTGGTCATGATTGGCCTGGGCGCCGTACTCGGGGTGGCCAGCAGCCTGTTGCTCATGGCCCGGGTGCGCCGGGAGAATCAACGTCTGCGCCGCCGGGCGCGTCTGGCGAGTGAAGAGGTCAATAACCTGCGCACCATTCCGGTGAAGGACCGCTGA
- the lapB gene encoding lipopolysaccharide assembly protein LapB produces MQELVWLLLPVAAASGWWMARRSAARDCNESDRRTTPAYFRGLNYLLNEEPDKAIDVFVQLLEVDSETVETHLALGSLFRRRGEVERAIRIHQNLIARPALSQEQRAQALLELGMDYMRAGLYDRAENLFLELKEMKLHVRKALENLLIIYQQEKDWQSCLQTAEELESLVKEPLSLARSHYFCELAEEALRKGNTEDAGRLLKKAISADASGVRPLHMQARIAMSRGDCKASNKLLQKAVEKDVRYLPEVLADFMECHRRQSSLPQLQKYLQGFLGNGMDVAVALAIVDIITETDNETAAREFLGDQMRQHPTLKGLLRLIELNANLPDLQAGQMLVSMKSHVEQLLAERPAYQCAKCGFAANTLHWQCPSCRSWSTIRRKSEPEDKHS; encoded by the coding sequence ATGCAGGAACTGGTATGGCTGTTGCTCCCAGTCGCTGCCGCCTCCGGTTGGTGGATGGCCCGGCGCAGTGCAGCCCGGGATTGCAACGAGTCGGACCGGCGCACCACGCCCGCCTACTTTCGCGGCCTGAATTACCTGCTCAACGAAGAGCCGGACAAGGCTATCGATGTCTTCGTGCAATTGTTGGAGGTGGACAGCGAAACTGTGGAGACCCACCTGGCTTTGGGCAGCCTGTTCCGCCGCCGGGGGGAAGTGGAGCGCGCCATCCGCATTCACCAGAATCTCATCGCCCGGCCAGCCCTGAGCCAGGAACAACGCGCCCAGGCCCTGCTGGAACTCGGCATGGATTACATGCGCGCGGGCCTCTATGATCGTGCTGAAAACCTGTTCCTGGAGCTCAAGGAAATGAAGCTCCATGTGCGCAAGGCCCTGGAGAACCTGCTCATCATCTATCAGCAGGAAAAGGACTGGCAATCCTGCCTGCAGACTGCAGAAGAACTGGAGTCCCTGGTCAAGGAACCCCTGAGCCTGGCGCGTTCCCACTATTTCTGCGAATTGGCGGAAGAGGCTTTGCGCAAGGGCAATACCGAAGATGCCGGCAGGTTGTTGAAAAAAGCGATTTCTGCCGATGCCAGTGGTGTGCGCCCCCTGCACATGCAGGCGCGTATCGCCATGTCCCGGGGAGACTGCAAGGCTTCCAACAAGCTGCTGCAGAAAGCCGTGGAAAAAGATGTCCGCTACCTGCCGGAGGTATTGGCGGATTTCATGGAATGCCATCGGCGTCAGTCCAGTCTGCCTCAGCTGCAGAAATACCTGCAGGGCTTTCTGGGCAATGGCATGGATGTCGCCGTAGCCCTGGCCATTGTGGATATCATCACCGAAACAGACAACGAAACGGCAGCCCGGGAATTTCTCGGCGATCAAATGCGCCAGCATCCCACCCTGAAAGGGCTGCTGCGTCTCATAGAGCTCAACGCTAATCTGCCGGATCTGCAGGCCGGACAAATGCTGGTGAGCATGAAATCCCACGTCGAGCAGCTGCTGGCCGAACGCCCGGCCTACCAGTGCGCCAAATGCGGCTTTGCCGCCAATACCCTGCACTGGCAGTGCCCCAGTTGCCGCAGCTGGAGTACCATCCGGCGCAAATCAGAACCCGAGGACAAGCACTCATGA
- the hrcA gene encoding heat-inducible transcriptional repressor HrcA yields the protein MQGKQAPNERAQHFLKVLIERYIRDGQPVGSRTLAKDAGMELSPATIRNVMADLEEQGLVTSPHTSAGRVPTVHGYRLFVDSLISLQPMEEQLVERLHNELAEEEASQNLVEHASRLLSGLTHMAGVVMIPRHDQIVIRELQFVHLSDTRVLAILVTSQGEVLNRIVETSRLFTRSELEQASKFINTHCRGLELEAIRNLILQEMQSHKQDMDKLMREALSIAGQALEEESGEQDYVVSGQTNLMDFDELAQLDRIKSLFEAFSEKQEILHLLDRCGQADGVQIFIGEESGYDPLDKCSVVTAPYEVEDRVVGVLGVIGPTRMAYDRVIPIVDITAKMLGAALKSA from the coding sequence ATGCAAGGCAAACAGGCACCGAATGAACGTGCGCAGCATTTTCTCAAAGTACTGATAGAACGGTATATCCGCGATGGACAGCCGGTGGGTTCGCGCACCCTGGCCAAGGATGCGGGCATGGAACTGAGTCCGGCGACCATCCGCAATGTCATGGCCGACCTGGAAGAGCAGGGCCTGGTCACCTCGCCGCATACCTCTGCGGGACGGGTGCCCACGGTGCATGGTTACCGGTTGTTCGTCGATTCCCTGATTTCACTGCAGCCCATGGAAGAGCAGCTGGTGGAACGCTTGCACAACGAACTGGCAGAGGAGGAAGCGTCCCAGAACTTGGTGGAACATGCCTCGCGCCTGCTTTCAGGTCTGACGCATATGGCCGGGGTGGTGATGATTCCCCGGCATGACCAGATCGTTATTCGTGAACTGCAATTCGTGCATCTTTCCGATACCCGGGTGCTGGCCATCCTGGTGACCAGTCAGGGCGAGGTGCTCAACCGCATCGTGGAGACTTCGCGCCTGTTCACCCGCAGTGAACTGGAACAGGCCAGCAAATTCATCAATACCCATTGCCGGGGCCTGGAGTTGGAAGCCATCAGGAATCTCATCCTGCAGGAAATGCAGTCCCACAAGCAGGACATGGACAAGCTCATGCGCGAGGCCCTGAGTATTGCCGGCCAGGCCCTGGAGGAAGAGAGCGGCGAGCAGGATTACGTGGTCTCCGGTCAGACCAATCTCATGGATTTTGACGAGCTGGCGCAACTGGACCGCATCAAGAGCCTGTTCGAGGCATTCTCCGAGAAACAGGAAATATTGCATTTGCTGGATCGCTGCGGTCAGGCCGACGGCGTGCAGATCTTCATTGGTGAAGAATCCGGTTACGATCCCCTGGACAAGTGCAGCGTGGTTACGGCGCCTTATGAGGTGGAGGACCGGGTCGTCGGGGTTCTGGGAGTCATTGGCCCCACGCGCATGGCCTATGACCGGGTGATCCCGATCGTGGATATTACGGCAAAAATGTTGGGAGCAGCCTTGAAATCCGCCTGA
- the dnaK gene encoding molecular chaperone DnaK, whose translation MGRIIGIDLGTTNSCVAVMEGDQPKVIENSEGDRTTPSIVAYTQEGEVLVGQSAKRQAVTNPHNTLFAIKRLIGRKFDDEVVQRDIEMVPYKIVKADNGDAWVEVNGKKMAPPEISAKVLQKMKKTAEDYLGEAVTEAVITVPAYFNDSQRQATKDAGRIAGLDVKRIINEPTAAALAYGMDKSSGDKKVVVYDLGGGTFDVSIIEIAEVDGEHQFEVLSTNGDTFLGGEDFDMRVIDFLVESFKNEQGVDLRNDPLALQRLKEAAEKAKIELSSAQQTDINLPYITADASGPKHMNIKLTRAKLESLVEELVEKTIEPCKVALKDAGLSASDIDDVILVGGQTRMPKVQETVENFFGKAPRKDINPDEAVAIGAAIQGGVLSGDVKDVLLLDVTPLSLGIETMGGVMTKLIEKNTTIPTTASQVFSTADDNQSAVTVHVLQGEREMASANKSLGRFDLTDIPPAPRGVPQIEVTFDIDANGILNVSAKDKATGKEQSIKITASSGLSEEEIDKMVKDAEAHAEEDKQFHEMVEARNQADAMIHATRKSLEEMGDKVDGAERANLENLMKELEEALKGDSKTAIEAKTKALAEASGKLAEKMYQQDSGNAGAAGAGAAGGADAGAASQAADDDVVDAEFEEVDDNK comes from the coding sequence ATGGGCAGAATTATTGGCATCGACTTGGGTACAACCAACTCCTGTGTTGCCGTCATGGAAGGCGATCAGCCGAAGGTCATCGAGAATTCCGAAGGTGACCGCACAACGCCTTCCATCGTGGCTTACACCCAGGAGGGTGAGGTTCTGGTCGGTCAGTCCGCCAAACGCCAGGCGGTGACCAATCCCCATAACACCCTGTTTGCGATCAAACGCCTCATCGGCCGCAAGTTTGATGATGAAGTGGTGCAGCGCGACATCGAAATGGTCCCCTACAAGATCGTCAAGGCGGACAATGGCGATGCCTGGGTGGAAGTGAACGGAAAAAAGATGGCGCCGCCGGAGATTTCCGCGAAAGTGCTGCAGAAAATGAAGAAGACTGCAGAAGACTACTTGGGTGAGGCGGTCACTGAGGCAGTCATCACCGTGCCGGCCTATTTCAATGACTCCCAGCGTCAGGCTACCAAGGATGCAGGGCGTATTGCCGGTCTGGATGTGAAACGCATCATCAACGAGCCCACCGCCGCAGCCCTTGCCTACGGCATGGACAAGAGTTCCGGTGACAAGAAAGTCGTGGTCTATGACCTGGGTGGCGGCACCTTTGATGTGTCCATCATCGAGATTGCCGAAGTGGACGGTGAGCACCAGTTCGAAGTGCTGTCCACCAACGGCGACACCTTCCTCGGTGGTGAAGATTTCGACATGCGCGTCATCGATTTCCTGGTGGAATCCTTCAAGAACGAGCAGGGCGTGGATCTGCGCAATGATCCCCTGGCGCTGCAGCGTCTCAAGGAAGCTGCCGAAAAGGCCAAGATCGAGTTGTCCTCCGCCCAGCAGACGGATATCAATCTGCCGTACATCACCGCGGATGCTTCCGGTCCCAAGCACATGAACATCAAGCTGACCCGGGCCAAGCTGGAATCCCTGGTCGAGGAACTGGTGGAGAAGACCATCGAACCCTGCAAGGTTGCCTTGAAAGATGCCGGGCTGTCTGCATCGGATATCGATGATGTGATTCTGGTCGGCGGCCAGACCCGCATGCCCAAGGTTCAGGAGACTGTTGAGAACTTCTTCGGCAAGGCGCCGCGCAAGGACATCAACCCTGATGAAGCGGTTGCCATTGGTGCGGCCATCCAGGGTGGTGTGCTCTCCGGCGACGTCAAAGACGTACTGTTGCTGGATGTTACTCCCCTGTCTCTGGGTATCGAGACCATGGGTGGTGTGATGACCAAGCTCATCGAGAAGAACACTACGATTCCGACTACGGCGTCCCAGGTGTTCTCCACTGCTGATGACAACCAGTCCGCCGTGACGGTGCATGTACTCCAGGGTGAGCGGGAAATGGCTTCTGCCAACAAATCCCTGGGTCGTTTCGACCTTACGGACATTCCGCCGGCACCCCGTGGTGTGCCACAGATCGAGGTGACCTTTGACATCGATGCCAATGGTATCCTCAACGTATCCGCTAAGGACAAGGCGACCGGCAAGGAGCAAAGCATCAAGATCACGGCTTCTTCCGGCCTGAGCGAGGAAGAGATCGACAAGATGGTCAAGGATGCCGAGGCCCATGCCGAGGAAGACAAGCAGTTCCACGAGATGGTCGAGGCGCGCAACCAGGCGGATGCCATGATCCACGCCACCCGCAAGTCCCTGGAAGAAATGGGTGACAAGGTGGATGGTGCCGAGCGGGCCAACCTGGAGAACCTGATGAAGGAACTCGAGGAAGCCTTGAAGGGCGACAGCAAGACCGCCATCGAAGCCAAGACCAAGGCTCTGGCCGAAGCGTCCGGCAAGCTGGCAGAGAAGATGTACCAGCAGGATAGTGGCAATGCCGGCGCAGCAGGTGCAGGCGCCGCAGGTGGCGCTGATGCGGGTGCCGCTTCCCAAGCCGCAGACGACGATGTGGTCGATGCTGAGTTCGAAGAAGTGGATGACAACAAGTAA
- the pyrF gene encoding orotidine-5'-phosphate decarboxylase, with protein sequence MTSPVIVALDFPNQAQALALVDQLDASLCRLKVGKELFTRLGPDFVEKLVGRGFDVFLDLKFHDIPNTVAAACDAAADLGVWMMNVHASGGRKMMEAARERLAGKSHQPKLIAVTILTSLGESDIQEIGFSGTPGENVLRLAALAESSGLDGVVCSPLEAAAIREQASKDFLLVTPGVRPATASLDDQKRVMTPADAMAAGSNYLVIGRPVTAAEDPLQALRDITASLKE encoded by the coding sequence ATGACCAGCCCCGTAATCGTCGCCCTGGATTTTCCCAACCAAGCCCAAGCCCTGGCGCTGGTGGATCAACTCGATGCCTCCCTGTGCCGCCTCAAAGTGGGCAAGGAACTATTCACCCGCCTGGGACCGGACTTCGTGGAGAAACTGGTGGGGCGGGGCTTCGATGTCTTTCTGGATCTGAAATTCCATGATATTCCCAATACCGTGGCAGCCGCCTGTGATGCGGCGGCGGATCTGGGCGTCTGGATGATGAATGTCCATGCCTCCGGTGGACGCAAGATGATGGAAGCCGCCCGGGAACGCCTGGCAGGCAAGTCCCACCAGCCCAAACTTATCGCCGTCACCATACTCACCAGTCTGGGTGAGAGCGATATACAGGAAATCGGCTTCTCCGGCACACCGGGAGAAAATGTCCTGCGCCTGGCCGCCCTGGCCGAATCTTCCGGACTGGATGGTGTGGTCTGTTCCCCCCTGGAAGCTGCGGCCATCCGTGAACAAGCCAGTAAGGATTTCCTGCTGGTTACTCCGGGTGTGCGTCCTGCTACGGCTTCTCTGGATGACCAGAAACGGGTCATGACTCCCGCCGATGCCATGGCCGCAGGTTCCAACTACCTGGTCATCGGGCGGCCGGTGACTGCGGCAGAAGATCCCTTGCAGGCTCTCAGGGATATTACAGCAAGCCTGAAGGAATAA
- the dapB gene encoding 4-hydroxy-tetrahydrodipicolinate reductase codes for MINVAVVGAAGRMGKALVKAVNETEGLALGVATEYPDSSLIGADAGELAGIGRLGVAVTADLTASVEDFDVVIDFSRPEATLNHLAVCRTHGKQLVIGTTGFSDEQKQQIADAAEEIAIVFAPNMSVGVNLCFKLLDIAARVMGEESDIEIIEAHHRHKVDAPSGTAIRMGEVVADALGRDLDKVAVYGRHGITGERKRETIGFETIRAGDVVGEHTVWFAAEGERVEIAVKSSSRMTYANGSARAVLWLQGRDRGLFDMQDVLGLR; via the coding sequence ATGATTAACGTAGCAGTGGTGGGCGCCGCCGGGCGTATGGGCAAGGCTCTGGTCAAGGCCGTGAATGAAACCGAAGGTCTGGCACTGGGCGTAGCCACAGAGTATCCGGACTCCTCACTCATTGGCGCAGATGCCGGGGAACTGGCCGGTATCGGCAGGTTGGGAGTGGCGGTGACCGCTGATCTGACCGCCAGTGTGGAGGATTTCGACGTGGTCATCGATTTCAGTCGTCCCGAAGCCACCCTCAATCACCTGGCCGTATGCCGCACGCATGGCAAACAACTGGTCATAGGCACCACGGGATTCAGCGATGAACAGAAACAGCAGATTGCCGATGCCGCCGAGGAGATCGCCATCGTTTTTGCCCCCAACATGAGCGTTGGAGTAAACCTCTGTTTCAAGTTGCTGGATATTGCTGCCCGGGTCATGGGAGAGGAATCGGACATCGAGATCATCGAAGCCCACCACCGGCACAAGGTGGATGCCCCATCCGGCACCGCCATACGCATGGGAGAAGTAGTGGCCGATGCCCTGGGACGGGATCTGGACAAGGTGGCTGTCTATGGCCGTCACGGCATTACGGGTGAGCGCAAGCGTGAAACCATTGGCTTTGAAACCATCCGGGCAGGGGATGTGGTGGGCGAGCATACGGTCTGGTTCGCCGCAGAAGGCGAGCGGGTGGAGATTGCCGTCAAGTCCTCCAGCCGCATGACCTATGCCAATGGCTCCGCCCGGGCCGTGCTCTGGCTTCAGGGCAGGGACAGGGGCCTGTTTGATATGCAGGACGTGTTGGGCCTGCGTTGA